In a single window of the Frondihabitans peucedani genome:
- a CDS encoding DUF2469 family protein → MDDDDFEDYDREVELALYREYRDVVSQFRYVIETERRFYLANEVELVRRDTEHDFYFELTMDDVWVWDVYRSDRFVKSVRVLTFKDVNVEELTTRDLELPKELALDE, encoded by the coding sequence ATGGACGACGACGATTTCGAAGACTACGACCGCGAGGTCGAACTGGCTCTCTATCGCGAGTACCGCGACGTGGTCTCGCAGTTCCGCTACGTCATCGAGACCGAGCGGCGGTTCTACCTCGCCAACGAGGTCGAGCTCGTGCGGCGCGACACCGAGCACGACTTCTACTTCGAGCTCACGATGGACGACGTCTGGGTCTGGGACGTCTACCGGTCCGACCGCTTCGTGAAGTCCGTCCGGGTGCTGACCTTCAAAGACGTCAACGTCGAAGAGCTCACCACGCGCGACCTCGAGCTGCCCAAAGAGCTGGCGCTCGACGAGTAG
- a CDS encoding ribonuclease HII encodes MAVVDPTLELERELHESGAHWVVGCDEVGRGAIAGPVAVGVSAVLAACEPHPAGLRDSKMLSEKRREALYPLAQTWSHASAVGLADAEEVDRIGIVAALGLAGRRALVHLHEAGVRVLDSVVLLDGSHDWLTPALSSAPRVVTRIKADRDCASVAAASVIAKVHRDRMMIGYDETYPGYGWTGNKGYGSEAHFKALGELGPSPLHRLTWLH; translated from the coding sequence ATGGCCGTGGTCGATCCGACGCTCGAGCTCGAACGCGAGCTGCACGAGTCGGGGGCGCACTGGGTCGTCGGCTGCGACGAGGTGGGTCGCGGCGCGATCGCGGGGCCGGTCGCCGTCGGGGTCAGCGCCGTCCTCGCCGCGTGCGAGCCGCATCCTGCGGGCCTCCGCGACAGCAAGATGCTGAGCGAGAAGCGCCGGGAGGCCCTCTATCCGCTCGCCCAGACCTGGAGCCACGCGTCGGCCGTCGGCCTCGCCGACGCGGAGGAGGTCGACCGGATCGGCATCGTCGCGGCGCTGGGGCTGGCCGGCCGCCGGGCGCTCGTCCACCTGCACGAGGCGGGCGTGCGCGTGCTCGACAGCGTGGTGCTCCTCGACGGCAGCCACGACTGGCTGACCCCCGCCCTCAGCTCGGCGCCGCGCGTCGTCACCCGCATCAAGGCCGACCGCGACTGCGCGTCGGTCGCCGCCGCCTCCGTCATCGCGAAGGTGCACCGCGACCGCATGATGATCGGCTACGACGAGACCTATCCCGGCTACGGCTGGACCGGCAACAAGGGCTACGGCTCTGAGGCGCACTTCAAGGCGCTCGGCGAGCTCGGCCCCTCGCCGCTGCACCGGCTGACCTGGCTGCACTGA
- the lepB gene encoding signal peptidase I produces MTDNGTFMGRLRRGLQLPSIGAPSGGAHSSAGDASRGGAGGRAESSTAGDDDSGESGGLRPRNGRRPRRSGAARFVRDLVIIFLAALLISFLIKTFLVRSFYIPSASMENTLQINDRIIVNELVPKVTPIKRGDVVVFTDPGGWLTGQEQTSSQTGNPVVDGVQWFLTQVGLGTQDSDDHLIKRVIGLPGDKVACCNDFGQMTVNGVPLDEPYTKLPAGVTRESQNDFSVTVPAGSLWVEGDNRYNSADSRLQTGTPSKGFVPESDVVGRAFVITWPASRWTWLDDYPSVFRGTDKGAK; encoded by the coding sequence ATGACAGACAACGGCACGTTCATGGGCAGGCTGAGGCGGGGGCTGCAGCTGCCCTCCATCGGCGCACCGTCGGGAGGCGCGCACTCGAGTGCGGGCGACGCCAGTCGCGGCGGGGCAGGCGGCCGGGCCGAGAGCTCGACCGCGGGCGACGACGACTCGGGCGAGAGCGGCGGACTCCGCCCGCGCAACGGTCGTCGACCGCGGCGGAGCGGTGCTGCGCGATTCGTCCGCGATCTCGTCATCATCTTCCTGGCGGCCCTGCTCATCTCGTTCCTCATCAAGACGTTCCTGGTGCGGTCGTTCTACATCCCGTCCGCGTCGATGGAGAACACCCTCCAGATCAACGACCGCATCATCGTCAACGAGCTCGTCCCCAAGGTCACACCGATCAAGCGCGGCGACGTCGTGGTCTTCACCGATCCGGGCGGCTGGCTGACCGGCCAGGAGCAGACCTCGAGCCAGACCGGCAACCCGGTCGTCGACGGGGTCCAGTGGTTCCTGACGCAGGTCGGACTCGGCACTCAAGACAGCGACGACCACCTCATCAAGCGGGTCATCGGCCTGCCGGGCGACAAGGTCGCCTGCTGCAACGACTTCGGGCAGATGACCGTCAACGGCGTGCCGCTCGACGAGCCGTACACGAAGCTCCCGGCCGGAGTCACCCGCGAGTCGCAGAACGACTTCTCGGTGACCGTCCCGGCCGGCTCTCTCTGGGTGGAGGGCGACAACCGCTACAACTCGGCCGACAGCCGACTGCAGACGGGCACGCCCTCGAAGGGGTTCGTCCCCGAGTCCGACGTCGTCGGCCGGGCCTTCGTCATCACCTGGCCCGCCAGCCGCTGGACCTGGCTCGACGACTACCCGTCCGTCTTCCGCGGCACCGACAAGGGCGCGAAGTGA
- the rplS gene encoding 50S ribosomal protein L19: MSHILDSLDAASLRSDVPDFRAGDTVKVHVNIIEGTRSRVQVFQGVVIGRQGDSVRETFTVRKVSFQVGVERTFPVHSPVIDHIELVSRGDVRRAKLYYLRELRGKKAKIKEKRDN; encoded by the coding sequence ATGAGCCACATCCTCGACAGTCTGGATGCAGCGTCGCTTCGCAGCGATGTCCCCGACTTCCGCGCCGGCGACACCGTCAAGGTCCACGTGAACATCATCGAAGGCACGCGCTCGCGTGTCCAGGTGTTCCAGGGCGTCGTCATCGGCCGCCAGGGCGACAGCGTCCGCGAGACCTTCACGGTCCGCAAGGTCAGCTTCCAGGTCGGCGTCGAGCGCACGTTCCCCGTGCACTCCCCGGTCATCGACCACATCGAGCTCGTCAGCCGCGGCGACGTCCGTCGCGCGAAGCTGTACTACCTGCGCGAGCTGCGCGGCAAGAAGGCCAAGATCAAAGAGAAGCGCGACAACTAG
- the map gene encoding type I methionyl aminopeptidase, translated as MIDLRTPGEIEDMKPAGRFVADVLRATSRAAAPGVNLLEIDSMAHRMITAAGAESCYIDYHPSFGASPFGKVICTSVNDAVLHGLPHDYRLKKGDLLSLDFAAKVNGWVADSAVSLVVGGDETPADRTLIDTVEKALARGIAAAQPGGRMGDISAAIGETAHAAGYSVNLQFGGHGVGTEMHGDPHVANDGRAGRGFPLKPGLVIAIEPWLMAGTDQIYTDDDGWTIRSADGSRSAHAEHTIAITADGPVVLTARG; from the coding sequence ATGATCGATCTACGCACGCCCGGAGAAATCGAGGACATGAAGCCGGCCGGCCGCTTCGTCGCCGACGTCCTGAGAGCCACCAGCCGGGCAGCAGCTCCCGGGGTGAACCTCCTCGAGATCGACTCGATGGCCCACCGCATGATCACCGCCGCCGGCGCCGAGAGCTGCTACATCGACTACCACCCGTCGTTCGGGGCCAGCCCGTTCGGCAAGGTGATCTGCACGTCGGTCAACGACGCGGTCCTGCACGGTCTGCCCCACGACTACCGCCTGAAGAAGGGCGACCTCCTGAGCCTCGACTTCGCGGCCAAGGTCAACGGCTGGGTGGCCGACAGCGCCGTCAGCCTCGTCGTGGGCGGCGACGAGACGCCGGCCGACCGCACGCTCATCGACACGGTCGAGAAGGCTCTCGCCCGCGGCATCGCGGCGGCGCAGCCGGGCGGCAGGATGGGCGACATCTCCGCGGCCATCGGCGAGACCGCGCACGCGGCGGGCTACTCGGTCAACCTGCAGTTCGGCGGCCATGGCGTGGGCACCGAGATGCACGGCGACCCGCACGTGGCGAACGACGGCCGAGCCGGACGCGGGTTCCCGCTGAAGCCCGGCCTCGTCATCGCCATCGAGCCCTGGCTGATGGCCGGGACCGACCAGATCTACACCGACGACGACGGCTGGACGATCCGCAGCGCCGACGGCTCACGCTCCGCCCACGCGGAGCACACCATAGCCATCACGGCCGACGGGCCGGTCGTGCTGACCGCTCGCGGCTGA
- the trmD gene encoding tRNA (guanosine(37)-N1)-methyltransferase TrmD, whose translation MRIDIVTIFPEFFSVLDVSLLGRARQQRLLDVEVHDLRDFTHDRHRTVDDTPYGGGAGMVMKPEPWGEALDAILDGTPEGTVMVVPSPAGRPFTQREARDLALAPRLVFTCGRYEGIDQRVIDHAATRPGVEVREVSLGDYVLNGGEVAAMAMIEAVGRLVPGVVGNPESLTEESHEDGLLEYPSYTKPSVWREHEVPPILLSGNHGAIEAWRREQQLERTRRVRPDLLPPATD comes from the coding sequence GTGCGCATCGACATCGTCACGATCTTCCCCGAGTTCTTCTCGGTGCTCGACGTGTCGCTCCTCGGCCGGGCGCGGCAGCAGCGCCTCCTCGACGTCGAGGTGCACGACCTGCGTGACTTCACCCACGACCGGCACCGCACCGTCGACGACACCCCGTACGGCGGGGGAGCGGGCATGGTCATGAAGCCGGAGCCGTGGGGCGAGGCGCTCGACGCGATCCTCGACGGCACTCCGGAGGGCACCGTGATGGTCGTCCCGTCTCCGGCCGGTCGGCCGTTCACGCAGCGCGAGGCCCGCGACCTGGCCCTCGCCCCGCGGCTCGTCTTCACCTGCGGCCGCTACGAGGGCATCGACCAGCGGGTCATCGATCACGCGGCGACCCGCCCCGGTGTGGAGGTCCGCGAGGTCAGCCTCGGCGACTACGTCCTGAACGGCGGCGAGGTCGCCGCGATGGCGATGATCGAGGCGGTCGGGCGACTCGTGCCCGGCGTCGTCGGCAACCCCGAGAGCCTGACCGAGGAGAGCCACGAGGACGGCCTGCTCGAGTACCCGAGCTACACCAAGCCGAGCGTGTGGCGGGAGCACGAGGTTCCGCCGATCCTGCTCTCCGGCAATCACGGCGCGATCGAGGCGTGGCGCCGCGAGCAGCAGCTGGAGCGCACCCGCCGCGTGCGGCCCGATCTGCTGCCGCCCGCGACCGACTGA